Proteins from one Caulobacter sp. X genomic window:
- a CDS encoding EF-hand domain-containing protein, with product MSVTSATSSTSLAQLRQLQQAATFKSADADGDGQLSQAEFQSIGQKMQGAGQDRGPPPMRGGGGPSESFGGDMLSALLSTQSVDDVASSVMSAGDADGDGLLSAGEISSALSANAPSDAPADASGKMASDIVSALDTDGDGSLSKDEISSAISNAASSRSSAQAMRGPPPGPPPGEAGGASGSSGVFESLDANQDGVVSADELAAANGSDSTDAASAASDLIKTADQDGDGSLSGGEFYALLDKGKDADSSSGSTSSLTSLLSSSNVAADLMQKLLAQLDSALSTSSSSSTASGGTNVTA from the coding sequence ATGAGCGTCACCAGCGCCACGTCCTCTACGAGCCTGGCGCAGCTGCGCCAATTGCAACAGGCGGCGACGTTCAAGTCCGCCGACGCCGACGGCGATGGACAGCTATCGCAGGCGGAGTTCCAGTCCATTGGGCAAAAGATGCAGGGCGCGGGGCAGGATCGCGGTCCTCCTCCGATGCGCGGCGGCGGCGGACCGTCGGAAAGTTTCGGCGGCGACATGCTTTCGGCGCTGCTCTCCACCCAGTCGGTCGACGACGTCGCCAGCTCGGTCATGTCGGCTGGCGACGCCGACGGCGACGGCCTGCTGAGCGCCGGCGAGATCTCGTCGGCCCTCTCGGCCAACGCGCCCTCGGACGCGCCGGCGGACGCTAGCGGCAAGATGGCTTCCGACATCGTGTCGGCGCTCGACACCGATGGCGACGGCAGCCTGTCGAAGGACGAGATCTCCAGCGCGATCTCCAACGCGGCCTCCAGCCGCTCGTCGGCGCAGGCGATGCGCGGGCCGCCCCCCGGTCCTCCGCCCGGCGAGGCGGGCGGAGCCAGTGGCTCCAGCGGCGTCTTCGAGAGCCTGGACGCCAACCAGGACGGCGTCGTTTCGGCTGACGAGTTGGCCGCCGCCAACGGTTCGGACAGCACGGACGCCGCCAGCGCCGCCTCCGATCTGATCAAGACGGCCGATCAGGACGGCGATGGTTCGCTGAGCGGCGGGGAGTTCTACGCCCTGCTCGACAAGGGCAAGGACGCCGATAGCAGCAGCGGCTCGACCTCGTCCCTGACCAGCCTGCTGTCGAGCTCCAACGTCGCGGCCGATCTGATGCAGAAGCTGCTGGCGCAGCTGGATTCGGCCTTGAGCACGTCGTCCTCGTCCAGCACGGCGAGCGGCGGGACCAACGTCACCGCCTAA
- a CDS encoding ABC transporter ATP-binding protein: MNGDNAHKKGESALVAKGLVKRFKTGRTFIEVLKGVDFDAKHGDVTMVMGPSGSGKSTLVAALSGLLMPDEGKVSALEAKDLWALPKGKIDKFRLDHCGFIFQGFNLFPALTAKQQVMTVLKYQDVSPGEAAKRAQAALESVGLGPRVNQRPSELSGGEKQRVAIARALAKNPNLIFADEPTSALDGKSGETVIRLLRAAATERGAAVICVTHDPRLEAYADRVIHIEDGRILDDVRRTPDANPAPLSH, encoded by the coding sequence ATGAACGGCGACAACGCTCACAAGAAGGGCGAGAGCGCCCTTGTCGCGAAGGGCCTCGTCAAGCGCTTCAAGACCGGCCGCACCTTCATCGAGGTGCTCAAGGGCGTGGATTTCGACGCCAAGCATGGCGACGTGACCATGGTCATGGGCCCCTCGGGCTCTGGCAAGTCGACCCTGGTGGCGGCGCTCTCCGGCCTGCTGATGCCCGACGAGGGCAAGGTCTCGGCGCTGGAGGCCAAGGACCTGTGGGCCCTGCCCAAGGGCAAGATCGACAAGTTCCGCCTCGACCACTGCGGCTTCATCTTCCAGGGCTTCAACCTGTTCCCGGCCCTGACGGCCAAGCAGCAGGTGATGACGGTGCTGAAGTACCAGGACGTCAGCCCTGGCGAGGCCGCCAAGCGCGCCCAGGCGGCGCTGGAATCGGTGGGCCTCGGGCCCCGCGTCAACCAGCGCCCGTCGGAGCTGTCGGGCGGTGAGAAGCAGCGCGTGGCCATCGCCCGGGCGCTGGCCAAGAACCCGAACCTGATCTTCGCGGACGAACCGACCTCGGCCCTCGACGGCAAGAGCGGCGAGACCGTGATCCGACTGCTGCGCGCGGCCGCCACCGAGCGCGGCGCGGCGGTGATCTGCGTGACCCACGACCCGCGGCTCGAGGCCTATGCCGACCGCGTCATCCACATCGAAGACGGCCGGATCCTGGACGACGTGCGCCGCACGCCCGACGCCAATCCCGCGCCGCTCAGCCACTGA
- a CDS encoding ABC transporter permease gives MSLALSTLLYEWRRYMAAVVALAFSGLLVLAQVGMFVGIGKGFTAQIDRARADIMVLGPGAKALFGGPSGLPRRMIPLVYSHPEVTQVAPLDGSGGRFQNILSPEQQAKEEARAKRASKGEKGGGGGTARKTEFVNVTVIDAIPGYVTVPTDYTQSMIEALRRPYAVAVDETALKRLGVKKGDKALYNGKTINIAVVTRGYPNIIQPTLVMSRDTLRMLGEADTGQRVGPLMVEIRDPARAEIVAAQLNKKADGKFRAWTRQELADANSNAMLEDQIIGIMLGFSAFLGLLIGVAITWQTLRGAIMANIKEFASLRALGVSMGDLRNIVMELSFWVGVVGVLAAGLLTWLVTLLATAGGVPMYFPPTLVIVVAVFLIVIAMLSGFLSLGILKNSQPADLLR, from the coding sequence ATGTCGTTGGCCTTGTCCACTCTGCTATACGAGTGGCGTCGTTACATGGCGGCTGTTGTCGCCCTCGCCTTCTCAGGGCTGCTGGTGCTGGCCCAGGTCGGCATGTTCGTCGGCATCGGGAAGGGCTTCACCGCCCAGATCGACCGCGCCCGCGCCGACATCATGGTGCTGGGCCCGGGCGCCAAGGCGCTGTTCGGCGGCCCTTCCGGCCTGCCCCGGCGCATGATCCCGCTGGTCTACAGCCACCCGGAAGTGACCCAGGTCGCGCCGCTCGACGGCTCGGGCGGTCGCTTCCAGAACATCCTGTCGCCCGAGCAGCAGGCCAAGGAAGAGGCTCGCGCCAAGCGCGCCAGCAAGGGCGAGAAGGGCGGGGGCGGCGGCACGGCCCGCAAGACCGAATTCGTCAACGTCACGGTGATCGACGCGATCCCCGGCTATGTCACGGTGCCCACCGACTACACCCAGTCGATGATCGAGGCCCTGCGTCGCCCCTACGCGGTCGCTGTCGACGAGACGGCGCTGAAGCGCCTGGGCGTCAAGAAGGGCGACAAGGCCCTCTACAACGGCAAGACCATCAACATCGCCGTCGTCACCCGCGGCTATCCCAACATCATCCAGCCGACCCTGGTCATGTCGCGCGACACCCTGCGCATGCTGGGCGAGGCCGACACCGGCCAGCGCGTCGGCCCGCTGATGGTCGAGATCCGCGACCCGGCTCGCGCCGAGATCGTCGCCGCCCAGCTCAACAAGAAGGCCGACGGCAAATTCCGCGCCTGGACCCGCCAGGAGCTGGCCGACGCCAATTCCAACGCCATGCTCGAGGACCAGATCATCGGCATCATGCTGGGCTTCTCGGCCTTCCTGGGCCTGCTGATCGGCGTCGCCATCACCTGGCAGACCCTGCGCGGGGCGATCATGGCCAACATCAAGGAGTTCGCCAGCTTGCGCGCCCTGGGCGTGTCGATGGGCGACCTGCGCAACATCGTCATGGAGCTCAGCTTCTGGGTCGGCGTCGTCGGCGTCCTGGCGGCGGGCCTGCTGACCTGGCTCGTCACCCTGCTGGCGACCGCCGGCGGCGTCCCGATGTACTTCCCGCCGACGCTGGTGATCGTGGTCGCGGTCTTCCTGATCGTCATCGCCATGCTGTCCGGCTTCCTGTCGCTGGGCATCCTCAAGAACAGCCAACCCGCGGACCTGCTGCGATGA
- a CDS encoding Mrp/NBP35 family ATP-binding protein, whose product MTGVTPATLDDARAALDRILDPVSGRGLVAAELVQGLVVRNGRAGFMLEVPASQAATYAPVREAAEKALAALPGVDVAQVVLTAQAAEGATRVRKGAKVSEDPQARMVPPPEAEKPAHVRHVIAVASGKGGVGKSTVSTNLAVAFAQMGLRVGLLDADVYGPSAPKMMGVDGDPLFENEKLQPLEAHGVRLMSIGFIVDEGKAMIWRGPMASSAVRQMIHDVAWGSEKEPLDVLVVDLPPGTGDIQLTLVQKLRIDGVVLVTTPQEIALIDARRAAVMFEKTATPILGLIENMAFFADPSTGAPIPIFGEGGGVAEAERLKVPLLGRVPIEMGVRIGGDEGVPAVIGEPKGQAAQVFVGAAKALWKAVG is encoded by the coding sequence GTGACCGGCGTAACCCCCGCTACCCTCGACGACGCCCGCGCGGCGCTGGACCGCATCCTCGACCCCGTCAGCGGGCGAGGGCTGGTGGCGGCCGAGCTGGTGCAGGGGCTGGTGGTCCGCAATGGCCGCGCCGGCTTCATGCTGGAGGTCCCCGCCAGCCAGGCCGCGACCTATGCTCCGGTGCGCGAAGCCGCCGAGAAGGCCCTGGCCGCTCTGCCCGGCGTCGACGTCGCCCAGGTCGTGCTGACCGCCCAGGCCGCCGAGGGCGCGACCCGGGTCCGCAAGGGCGCCAAGGTCTCCGAGGACCCGCAGGCCCGCATGGTCCCGCCGCCGGAAGCCGAGAAGCCGGCCCATGTCCGCCACGTGATCGCCGTGGCCTCGGGCAAGGGGGGCGTGGGAAAGTCCACCGTCTCGACCAATCTCGCCGTCGCCTTCGCCCAGATGGGCCTGCGCGTCGGCCTGCTCGATGCCGACGTCTACGGCCCCTCGGCGCCGAAGATGATGGGCGTCGACGGCGACCCGCTGTTCGAGAACGAAAAGCTTCAGCCGCTGGAAGCCCATGGCGTCAGACTGATGTCGATCGGCTTCATCGTCGACGAGGGCAAGGCGATGATCTGGCGCGGGCCGATGGCCTCGTCGGCGGTCCGCCAGATGATCCACGACGTCGCCTGGGGCTCGGAGAAAGAGCCTCTCGACGTGCTGGTCGTCGACCTGCCGCCGGGCACCGGCGACATTCAGCTGACCCTGGTCCAGAAGCTGCGGATCGACGGCGTGGTGCTGGTGACCACGCCGCAGGAGATCGCCCTGATCGACGCCCGCCGCGCGGCGGTGATGTTCGAGAAGACGGCGACGCCGATCCTGGGCCTGATCGAGAACATGGCCTTCTTCGCCGATCCCTCGACCGGCGCCCCGATCCCGATCTTCGGCGAGGGCGGCGGCGTGGCCGAGGCCGAGCGGCTGAAGGTTCCGCTGCTGGGCCGCGTGCCGATCGAGATGGGCGTGCGGATCGGCGGCGACGAGGGCGTTCCCGCCGTCATCGGCGAGCCCAAGGGCCAGGCGGCTCAGGTGTTCGTCGGGGCGGCGAAAGCGCTCTGGAAAGCCGTCGGATAG
- the serB gene encoding phosphoserine phosphatase SerB, with amino-acid sequence MSELSTMPTVLTIVGASPDAYAEAVSRVERLLSSHREDLGPLAADVFVNSGDLEAVKAGFAELAIDFAIQPVENRKKRLLIADMDSTIINVECLDELADFAGVKAQVSEITERAMRGELAFEGALRERVGMLKGLSVDALQSCYDQRVQLNPGARTLVTTMAQHGARCALVSGGFTFFTSRVAQAAGFHLNRANTLIEQGGALTGEVGDPILGKEAKLAALREETAALGLTPADALAVGDGANDLAMIEAAGLGVAYRAKPIVAAQADAKVDHTDLTTLLYFQGYKAEEFVS; translated from the coding sequence ATGTCCGAACTCTCCACCATGCCGACCGTCCTCACCATCGTGGGGGCAAGCCCCGACGCTTACGCAGAAGCCGTTTCGCGCGTCGAACGCCTGCTGTCCAGCCACCGCGAGGATCTGGGGCCGCTGGCCGCCGACGTCTTCGTCAATAGCGGCGATCTGGAAGCTGTGAAGGCTGGGTTCGCCGAGCTGGCGATCGACTTCGCCATCCAGCCGGTCGAGAACCGCAAGAAGCGCCTGCTGATCGCGGACATGGACTCGACGATCATCAACGTCGAGTGCCTGGACGAACTGGCCGATTTCGCGGGCGTGAAGGCCCAGGTCTCGGAGATCACCGAGCGGGCCATGCGCGGCGAGCTGGCCTTCGAGGGCGCGTTGCGCGAGCGGGTCGGCATGCTGAAAGGCCTGTCGGTCGATGCGCTGCAGAGCTGCTACGACCAGCGGGTCCAACTGAACCCCGGCGCGCGGACCCTGGTCACGACCATGGCCCAGCACGGCGCGCGCTGCGCCCTGGTCTCGGGCGGCTTCACCTTCTTCACCAGCCGCGTGGCGCAAGCGGCGGGCTTCCACCTGAACCGGGCCAACACCCTGATCGAGCAGGGCGGCGCCCTGACGGGCGAGGTCGGCGACCCGATCCTGGGCAAGGAGGCCAAGCTGGCCGCCCTGCGCGAGGAGACGGCGGCCCTGGGCCTGACGCCGGCCGACGCCCTGGCGGTCGGCGACGGCGCCAACGACCTGGCGATGATCGAGGCCGCGGGCCTGGGCGTTGCCTACCGCGCCAAGCCGATCGTGGCGGCGCAGGCCGACGCCAAGGTCGATCACACCGACCTGACGACCTTGCTCTACTTCCAGGGCTACAAGGCCGAGGAGTTTGTTTCGTGA
- a CDS encoding SDR family NAD(P)-dependent oxidoreductase, whose translation MADIRFDGKVAIVTGAGGGLGRQHALELARRGAKVVVNDLGGSVDGSGGSSEAAQKVVEEIKAFGGEAIANGSSVTDDAGVAHMVKQAMDAWGRIDILIANAGILRDKTLTKMELADFELVMQVHVFGTFKPIKAVWDIMKAQNYGRIVVTTSSSGMYGNFGQSNYGAAKMAVLGLMNTLKLEGAKNDVKINAISPVAATRMTEGLMPPEVLAKLAPEYVTPGVVYLCSEEAPTGAILTAGAGAFALSRIYETEGVYLGEGGLSAEEVRDSWDKITDEAGQKAYFNGGEQGQKFFRKMAGG comes from the coding sequence ATGGCGGACATCCGCTTCGACGGCAAGGTGGCGATCGTGACGGGCGCCGGCGGCGGGCTTGGCCGACAGCACGCCCTGGAGCTGGCGCGTCGCGGCGCCAAGGTGGTCGTCAACGACCTGGGCGGCAGCGTCGACGGCTCGGGCGGCTCGTCTGAGGCGGCGCAGAAGGTGGTCGAGGAGATCAAGGCGTTCGGCGGCGAGGCCATCGCCAACGGCTCGTCCGTGACCGACGACGCCGGCGTCGCCCACATGGTCAAGCAGGCCATGGACGCCTGGGGCCGCATCGACATCCTGATCGCCAACGCCGGCATCCTGCGCGACAAGACCCTGACCAAGATGGAGCTGGCCGACTTCGAGCTGGTCATGCAGGTGCACGTGTTCGGCACCTTCAAGCCGATCAAGGCGGTCTGGGACATCATGAAGGCCCAGAACTACGGCCGCATCGTCGTGACGACCTCGTCGTCGGGCATGTACGGCAACTTCGGCCAGAGCAACTACGGCGCGGCCAAGATGGCGGTGCTGGGCCTGATGAACACCCTCAAGCTCGAGGGCGCCAAGAACGACGTGAAGATCAACGCCATCAGCCCGGTCGCGGCCACCCGCATGACCGAAGGCCTGATGCCGCCCGAGGTGCTGGCCAAGCTGGCGCCGGAATATGTCACGCCGGGCGTTGTCTACCTCTGCTCGGAAGAGGCCCCCACCGGCGCGATCCTGACCGCCGGCGCCGGCGCCTTCGCGCTCTCGCGCATATACGAGACCGAGGGCGTCTATCTGGGCGAAGGCGGCCTGTCGGCCGAAGAGGTGCGCGACAGCTGGGACAAGATCACCGACGAGGCCGGCCAGAAGGCTTACTTCAACGGCGGCGAGCAAGGTCAGAAGTTCTTCCGAAAAATGGCGGGCGGTTGA
- a CDS encoding HlyD family secretion protein, with translation MPGFLRRPAFWIAIIVVVLLGGGFFYMKGQAAEKKKKLEAAAAREEPSPYAAIAQGKADVEGGVIQVAARRQGIVREVFVQEGDIVKAGQPLAKQEDDDARLAAQTASAALSSAKAQLQLYQVQLRTAQREYNRLQGLTASNFVAAQRLDGARDKIAEAQANIGAQQAAISVASAQLAQAQYTQELTVIRAPADGRIARRQANPGAGASTLNVTAMFDLEPNTQRIVRAEIVEADIPNVTIGQEVEIQPESDPSKTYVGKVLRRAAVFGARKLASDDPSQRSDERVVEVVVSADGAPLLVGQRVLVKFMKPGQKAGVKRDKPTPPVAGGKTKKA, from the coding sequence ATGCCCGGCTTCCTGCGCCGACCCGCTTTCTGGATCGCCATCATCGTCGTCGTGCTGCTTGGCGGCGGCTTCTTCTACATGAAGGGCCAAGCCGCCGAGAAGAAGAAGAAACTCGAGGCGGCCGCCGCCCGCGAGGAGCCCTCCCCCTACGCGGCGATCGCCCAGGGCAAGGCCGACGTCGAGGGCGGCGTGATCCAGGTGGCCGCGCGCCGCCAGGGCATCGTCCGCGAGGTGTTCGTCCAGGAAGGCGATATCGTCAAGGCCGGCCAACCCCTGGCCAAGCAGGAGGATGATGACGCGCGCCTGGCCGCCCAGACCGCGAGCGCCGCCCTGTCCTCGGCCAAGGCGCAGTTGCAGCTCTATCAGGTCCAGCTGCGCACGGCCCAGCGCGAGTATAACCGTCTGCAAGGCCTGACCGCCTCGAACTTCGTCGCGGCCCAGCGTCTGGACGGCGCCCGTGACAAGATCGCGGAGGCCCAGGCCAATATCGGCGCCCAGCAGGCGGCCATCAGCGTCGCCTCGGCCCAGCTCGCTCAGGCCCAGTACACTCAGGAACTGACGGTGATCCGCGCGCCGGCCGACGGCCGCATCGCTCGCCGCCAGGCCAATCCCGGCGCCGGCGCCTCGACCCTGAACGTCACCGCGATGTTCGACCTCGAGCCGAACACCCAGCGCATCGTCCGCGCCGAGATCGTCGAGGCCGACATCCCGAACGTGACGATCGGCCAAGAGGTCGAGATCCAGCCTGAAAGCGATCCCAGCAAAACCTATGTCGGCAAGGTGCTGCGCCGCGCCGCCGTCTTCGGGGCCCGCAAGCTGGCGTCGGACGATCCCAGCCAGCGCAGCGACGAGCGCGTCGTCGAGGTGGTGGTCAGCGCCGACGGCGCCCCGCTGCTGGTCGGTCAGCGCGTCCTGGTCAAGTTCATGAAGCCCGGCCAGAAAGCCGGCGTGAAGCGCGACAAGCCGACCCCGCCGGTGGCGGGCGGGAAGACGAAGAAGGCGTAG
- a CDS encoding HAD family phosphatase, whose protein sequence is MSFPRRVDAVVFDMDGLLLDTEIVYRAAMIEAGTVFGVQFTGETYASMVGKTNPECGVMLRELYGETFPVQAYFERVWSDVEDLLEAETKLKSGVVEILDYLDDRGLPRGIATSNGMAAVERYLGRFDLLHRFNAVVAHHDVARHKPNPDPYLLAAERIGVDPRYCLALEDSHPGVRAAHAAGMMTVMVPDILDPNEEMHDKCVHIADSLHHVMDLLKASV, encoded by the coding sequence GTGAGCTTCCCTCGCCGCGTCGACGCCGTGGTCTTCGACATGGACGGCCTGCTGCTGGACACCGAGATCGTCTATCGCGCGGCGATGATCGAGGCGGGGACCGTCTTCGGCGTTCAGTTCACCGGCGAGACCTACGCCTCGATGGTCGGCAAGACCAATCCCGAGTGCGGGGTGATGCTGCGCGAGCTCTATGGCGAGACCTTTCCGGTCCAGGCCTATTTCGAGCGGGTCTGGTCCGACGTGGAGGACCTCCTGGAAGCCGAGACGAAGCTGAAGTCCGGCGTGGTCGAAATTCTCGACTACCTTGATGATCGCGGCCTGCCGCGCGGCATCGCCACCTCGAACGGCATGGCCGCCGTCGAGCGCTATCTGGGGCGCTTCGACCTGCTGCACCGGTTCAACGCGGTGGTCGCGCACCATGACGTGGCGCGTCACAAGCCCAACCCCGATCCCTACCTGTTGGCGGCGGAGCGCATCGGCGTCGATCCCCGCTACTGCCTGGCGCTGGAGGACTCGCACCCCGGCGTCCGCGCCGCCCACGCGGCCGGCATGATGACGGTGATGGTGCCCGACATCCTCGATCCCAACGAGGAGATGCACGACAAGTGCGTCCACATCGCCGACAGCCTGCATCACGTGATGGACCTCTTGAAGGCGTCGGTCTGA
- a CDS encoding outer membrane protein transport protein codes for MSFTRNRLAAGVALLTLAAATQASASAFYIQEQSVRGAGRAYSGEVADTGVASLWWNPASIARVERGEVYTGLHGILINSEAANNGSTITRPGQPTAAISGQSRASNPLLNGLVPNLGGAWRLNDKIVVGLSTAAPYNFTTKYSSTSVARYDALKSRLTSVDIQGTLAYRLSDKLDLGVGLSAEYMDANLTNALPQISPLLADTGRQALTGDGWDYGWSAGAQYHPTSTLTFGASYRSKIKHTLKGNIDVSGLASLLAASNGSFDGEAEITTPWIATIGGRWAVTPKTTLNASVNRIGWSEFDAIRVTRSTGTTVIPQNYKDVTTIAVGVDYQYSPRLTLRAGVQKDPTPTPDVGRTARVPDGDRMMYSTGATWAAKSNLKLDVAATYIDFDDSAINRSDVFYAGTAAATATALKANATGSGVVLSAGARLTF; via the coding sequence ATGTCTTTTACGCGTAACCGCCTCGCCGCCGGCGTCGCCCTCCTGACCCTCGCCGCCGCCACCCAAGCCTCGGCCTCGGCGTTCTACATCCAGGAACAATCCGTTCGCGGCGCGGGCCGCGCCTATTCGGGCGAAGTGGCCGACACCGGCGTGGCCAGCCTGTGGTGGAACCCGGCCTCGATCGCCCGGGTCGAACGGGGCGAAGTCTACACGGGGCTGCACGGCATCCTGATCAACTCCGAAGCCGCCAACAATGGCTCGACCATCACACGCCCGGGCCAGCCGACGGCCGCCATCTCCGGCCAAAGCCGCGCCAGCAATCCGCTGCTCAACGGCCTCGTGCCGAACCTCGGCGGCGCCTGGCGCCTGAACGACAAGATCGTCGTCGGCCTGTCCACCGCCGCCCCGTACAACTTCACCACCAAGTACAGCTCGACCAGCGTCGCGCGCTATGACGCCCTGAAGTCCCGCCTGACCTCGGTCGATATCCAGGGCACGCTCGCCTATCGCCTGAGCGACAAGCTGGACCTGGGCGTCGGCCTCAGCGCCGAGTACATGGACGCAAACCTGACCAACGCCCTGCCGCAGATTTCGCCGCTGCTGGCCGACACCGGCCGCCAGGCCCTGACCGGCGACGGCTGGGACTACGGCTGGAGCGCCGGCGCCCAGTATCACCCGACCTCGACCCTGACCTTCGGCGCCAGCTACCGCTCCAAGATCAAGCACACCCTGAAGGGCAATATCGACGTGTCCGGCCTGGCGAGCCTGCTGGCCGCCAGCAACGGCTCGTTCGACGGCGAGGCCGAGATCACCACGCCGTGGATCGCCACGATCGGCGGCCGCTGGGCGGTCACGCCCAAGACCACCCTGAACGCCTCGGTCAACCGTATCGGCTGGAGCGAGTTCGACGCGATCCGCGTCACCCGCTCGACGGGCACGACCGTGATCCCGCAGAACTACAAGGACGTCACGACGATCGCCGTGGGGGTGGACTACCAGTATAGCCCCCGCCTGACGCTGCGCGCCGGCGTGCAGAAGGATCCGACCCCGACGCCGGACGTCGGCCGCACCGCCCGCGTGCCGGACGGCGACCGCATGATGTACTCGACCGGCGCGACCTGGGCCGCCAAGTCGAACCTCAAGCTGGACGTCGCGGCGACCTATATCGACTTCGACGACAGCGCCATCAACCGCAGCGACGTCTTCTACGCCGGCACCGCCGCCGCGACGGCGACGGCCCTGAAGGCCAATGCGACGGGGTCGGGCGTGGTGCTCTCGGCCGGCGCCCGCCTGACCTTCTAA